In a genomic window of Polyodon spathula isolate WHYD16114869_AA chromosome 21, ASM1765450v1, whole genome shotgun sequence:
- the LOC121296205 gene encoding testis-expressed protein 2-like isoform X3: MTSPSSSHAERTGAMSSKQPATPKLQVQRSLSTETITIHFSAFGKEEEEEEEELYRDSSPEELSDQSVVTALEAKEELQFEHDPTTSASVAVLPVASSTLFSSSAAAVPCEFSTFPSMPHASSTAVAILSPSPAHVISSASLASSSWPSEHKIVTADATASTLSSSSSPSKSAALPFATPVSTLPSTKPFMSLVKSLTSDVEHKETSLRHRHLMKTLVKSLSTDTYRSDTDSVSYRSPDSRLNLHLFKQFTQTRSTGGDSKTAPSSPLTSPLDGRSSFFKVTEVEARIEDTKRRLSEVIYEPFQLLSKMMGDESGSSSSYRPKALSSSASELSNLASFNGLLESNNNYSIKEEECDSEGECLPGDSLPGRIESSSSLEEQGRDAHPDTKSLLGGGTKKVRIPSSLMEKCSLSALASKEEEEFCELYSEDFDLDFKTESDGLKTEASSAVARKEGSTDVCREDEPDVDDEPLPSIPLKTLLALVALVYAYFVLPLPTYVSGLLLGAAVGFTITVGVVWLVAPRSSAHLRKRRGHQWNTAHLDIKEPGIFKGWMNEISSYDPETYHATLTHSVYVRLEGSTLRLSKPNKNISRRASFNEPKPDVTYISQKIYDLTASKIHLVPQSLARKRVWNKKYPICIELGKQDDFMSKAEAGGDREGEEERVEAGGEELKQPLLSQEGGQPAQPPSHRDPTLYLFGRTGREKEEWFHRILLASRLKLDAKKASSLPGNKPGFAPSHSRNNSQSGALTHSRSSSKGSVEDVMSPPKQKELAASVRQKMLLDYNVFMAKYIPLESSNSPAQSPAHSTDSSPSTASKLASNPLVEEPETWVNALLGRIFWDFLREKYWSDIVSKKIQMKLSKIRLPYFMNELTLTELDMGVAVPKILQASKPSIDHQGLWIDLEISYNGSFLMTLETKMNLTRLGKDPVGEGLGRVGEIGKEGVRPRTYCLADSDEESSSAGSSDEEDPPDLTAGDKALALGAEGFVGGHRASKIMRFVDKITKSKYFQKATETEFIKKKIEEVSNTPLLLTVEVQECRGTLAVNIPPPPTDRIWYGFRSPPHLELKARPKLGEREVTFAHVTDWIENKLEREFQKIFVMPNMDDVYMTVMHSALDPRSGVAGELLKEPSPDAAERL; encoded by the exons ATGACAAGTCCGAGCAGTAGCCATGCAGAAAGAACAGGTGCAATGTCCTCGAAGCAGCCGGCCACCCCCAAACTGCAGGTCCAGCGCTCCCTCTCAACAGAGACCATCACCATCCACTTCTCTGCCTTTGggaaggaggaagaggaagaggaagaggagctgtACAGAGATTCTTCCCCTGAGGAGCTGAGCGACCAAAGCGTTGTGACTGCCCTCGAAGCCAAGGAAGAGCTTCAGTTTGAGCATGATCCCACTACCTCAGCTAGCGTGGCTGTCCTGCCGGTGGCCTCATCAACACTATTCTCCTCTTCAGCAGCAGCGGTGCCATGTGAGTTCTCCACCTTCCCGTCCATGCCACACGCCTCCAGCACAGCTGTGGCCATATTGTCACCATCGCCAGCCCACGTGATCTCTTCGGCAAGCTTGGCGAGCTCATCCTGGCCTTCGGAACACAAAATAGTTACTGCCGATGCCACCGCGAGCACTttgtcctcctcttcctccccgtCCAAATCAGCAGCCCTCCCCTTCGCCACTCCTGTGTCCACCCTCCCCAGCACCAAGCCCTTCATGAGCCTTGTCAAGTCTCTCACCTCTGATGTGGAGCACAAAGAGACCTCGCTGAGGCACCGGCACCTGATGAAGACACTGGTCAAGTCCCTGTCCACCGACACCTACAGATCGGACACGGACTCTGTGTCGTACCGCTCGCCCGACTCCCGGCTGAACCTGCACCTCTTCAAGCAGTTCACTCAGACCCGCAGTACGGGCGGGGACTCTAAGACCGCCCCCTCGTCCCCCCTCACTTCCCCCTTGGACGGACGCTCCTCGTTCTTCAAGGTGACCGAGGTGGAGGCCAGGATCGAGGACACCAAGAGACGTCTCTCAGAGGTGATCTACGAACCTTTCCAGCTCCTCAGCAAGATGATGGGCGATGagagcggcagcagcagcagctacagaCCAAAGGCATTGTCTTCGAGCGCCTCCGAGCTCTCGAACCTTGCCAGTTTCAACGGACTCCTGGAGAGCAATAACAACTACAGCATCAAGGAGGAAGAGTGTGACTCGGAGGGCGAGTGTCTGCCGGGGGATTCGCTTCCTGGCCGGATTGAAAGCTCCTCAAGCTTGGAGGAGCAGGGGAGAGACGCGCACCCTGACACTAAAAGCCTGCTAGGCGGCGGCACAAAGAAAGTAAGGATACCATCTTCCTTGATGGAGAAGTGCTCTCTGTCTGCGCTGGCCAGCAAAGAGGAGGAGGAGTTTTGCGAACTGTACAGtgaagactttgacctggacttcAAAACGGAAAGCGACGGGCTCAAAACGGAGGCCTCCAGTGCAGTGGCGCGTAAGGAAGGAAGCACGGACGTCTGCAGGGAAGATGAGCCCGATGTGGATGATGAGCCGCTGCCCAGCATACCTCTCAAAACCTTGCTCGCTCTCGTCGCGCTTGTGTATGCCTACTTTGTACTGCCTTTGCCTACTTATGTGAGCGGCCTTCTGCTGGGAGCTGCGGTTGGGTTCACGATCACTGTCGGGGTCGTGTGGCTGGTGGCGCCCAGGAGCTCCGCGCATCTTCGCAAGCGCAGGGGCCACCAGTGGAACACCGCACACTTGGATATCAAAGAGCCTGGGATCTTTAAG GGCTGGATGAATGAAATCTCCAGTTACGACCCAGAAACATACCACGCCACGTTGACGCACTCTGTCTACGTGCGACTCGAGGGGTCCACGCTGAGGCTCTCCAAACCCAACAAAAACATCTCCAGGAGGGCGTCCTTCAACGAGCCCAAGCCAGACGTCACCTACATCAGCCAGAAGATTTACGATCTCACCGCCAGCAAG ATTCACCTTGTGCCCCAGAGCCTGGCCCGGAAGAGGGTTTGGAACAAAAAGTACCCGATCTGCATCGAGCTGGGCAAGCAGGATGACTTCATGTCGAAAGCAGAGGCGGGGggggacagggagggagaggaggagagggttGAGGCCGGAGGGGAGGAGTTGAAGCAGCCCCTGCTCTCCCAGGAGGGGGGGCAGCCGGCCCAGCCGCCCAGCCACAGAGACCCCACCCTGTACCTCTTTGGCAGGACGGGGAGGGAGAAGGAGGAGTGGTTCCACAGGATCCTGCTGGCTTCCAGGCTCAAGTTGGACGCCAAGAAAGCATCCAGCTTACCAGGAAACAAGCCCG GGTTCGCCCCGTCCCACAGCAGGAATAACAGCCAGTCGGGGGCGCTGACGCACAGCCGCAGCAGCAGCAAGGGCAGCGTGGAGGACGTAATGTCTCCACCCAAGCAGAAGGAGCTGGCAGCCAGCGTGAGGCAGAAGATGCTGCTGGACTACAACGTGTTCATGGCCAAATACATCCCCCTGGAAAGCAGCAACAGCCCTGCCCAGAGCCCAGCCCACAGCACTGACAGCAGCCCCAGCACCGCTAGCAAG ttgGCAAGCAATCCGCTAGTGGAAGAGCCCGAGACCTGGGTCAACGCTTTGCTCGGGAGGATATTCTGGGATTTCCTCAGAGAGAAGTACTGGTCCGACATTGTGTCCAAAAAGATCCAGATGAAGCTGAGCAAAATCAGG CTGCCATACTTCATGAATGAACTGACTCTAACAGAACTGGACATGGGAGTCGCTGTTCCGAAAATCCTGCAAGCCTCCAAGCCCTCCATTGATCACCAAG GTCTGTGGATTGATTTGGAGATTTCCTACAATGGGTCTTTTCTGATGACGCTGGAAACTAAAATGAACTTAACGAGGCTGGGCAAGGACCCCGTCGGGGAGGGACTCGGACGAGTCGGGGAAATCGGGAAAGAAGG GGTCAGGCCGAGGACGTACTGTCTGGCAGACAGCGATGAGGAGTCCTCGAGCGCCGGCTCCTCGGATGAAGAGGACCCCCCTGACCTGACTGCGGGAGACAAGGCTTTAGCACTGGGAGCAGAAGG cttcgtCGGAGGGCATCGAGCCAGCAAGATTATGAGATTTGTAGATAAAATTACGAAATCCAAATATTTTCAGAAAGCTACAGAGACGgagtttattaaaaagaaaatcgaGGAGGTTTCCAACACTCCGCTGCTGCTGACTGTGGAAGTCCAGGAGTGCAGAGGCACTCTGGCTGTGAACATTCCCCCGCCACCTACTGACAGGATATG gtaTGGTTTCCGAAGCCCGCCACATCTGGAACTGAAGGCACGTCCCAAGCTGGGCGAGAGAGAAGTAACTTTCGCACACGTGACGGACTGGATAGAAAATAAACTGGAGCGCGAGTTTCAG aaaatatttgTCATGCCAAACATGGATGATGTCTACATGACTGTAATGCATTCAGCCCTGGACCCCAGGTCAGGAGTGGCAGGGGAGCTTTTGAAGGAACCCAGCCCGGACGCTGCTGAGCGCCTATGA